In Sporosarcina sp. PTS2304, a genomic segment contains:
- the uvrC gene encoding excinuclease ABC subunit UvrC yields MNELIEHKLSILPDLPGCYLMKDRQGTVIYVGKAKVLKNRVRSYFTGSHDGKTQRLVGEIVDFEYIITNSEIEALILELNMIKKYDPKYNIMLKDDKTYPYLKITNERHPKLIITRKVNKKTGKYFGPYPNATAAHETKKLLDRLYPYRKCQSIPTRACLYYHIGQCLAPCIKEVPAEAYTEMIQDITRFLNGGYKQVKKELQQKMSEAAENLEFERAKEYRDQITNIETVMEKQNMNANDFTDRDVFGYAVDKGWMCVQVFFVRQGKMIERDVSIFPAYQDPEDELLTFLGRFYGEGQHLLPKEVFLPETVDLRLAEQLLETNVYVPQRGKKRDLVKLAQKNASIALNAKFQLIERQEERTIGACEELGEAMAISPPLRIEAFDNSHTHGVEPVSAMISFIDGRPNRKDYRKYKTKTAAAHDDYGAMREVIRRRYTRVLKDQLPLPDLIVIDGGKGQMEIAREVLEDELGLSIPIAGLAKDDKHNTAQLLYGHPPDIVPLKKTSEGFYLLQRIQDEVHRFAITFHRQRRGASSLTSSLDGIEGIGPKRKQQLLKHFKTVKAIRQATMQELKEAGLPKKVSEDLIAHFQQPETPDDLLPD; encoded by the coding sequence ATGAATGAATTAATTGAACATAAATTATCTATTCTTCCTGACTTGCCTGGTTGTTATTTAATGAAGGATCGACAAGGTACTGTCATCTATGTTGGAAAAGCTAAAGTGCTGAAGAATCGTGTGCGGAGCTACTTTACCGGCTCGCACGATGGAAAAACACAGCGGCTTGTCGGTGAAATTGTAGATTTTGAATACATCATTACGAACTCTGAAATTGAAGCACTTATTTTAGAGTTGAATATGATTAAGAAATACGATCCGAAGTACAACATCATGCTTAAAGATGATAAAACGTATCCGTATTTGAAAATTACAAATGAACGGCATCCTAAGCTAATTATTACACGTAAAGTTAATAAAAAAACAGGGAAGTATTTTGGGCCCTATCCGAACGCAACTGCAGCCCATGAAACGAAAAAATTACTCGATCGACTATACCCTTACCGCAAGTGTCAAAGTATCCCGACACGCGCCTGTCTTTACTATCATATCGGTCAATGCTTAGCGCCTTGTATTAAAGAAGTACCCGCAGAAGCTTATACAGAAATGATTCAAGACATCACTCGTTTTCTAAATGGTGGTTACAAGCAAGTGAAAAAGGAATTGCAACAAAAAATGAGTGAAGCGGCTGAGAATCTAGAGTTCGAGCGTGCAAAAGAATACCGCGATCAAATTACTAATATTGAAACTGTAATGGAAAAACAAAATATGAATGCCAATGACTTTACTGATCGAGATGTATTCGGATATGCCGTGGATAAAGGGTGGATGTGCGTTCAAGTATTCTTTGTGCGTCAAGGAAAAATGATTGAGCGAGATGTTTCAATTTTTCCAGCCTATCAAGATCCAGAAGATGAATTACTAACATTTCTTGGCCGTTTTTATGGAGAAGGGCAGCATTTATTGCCTAAAGAAGTATTTTTGCCTGAAACTGTAGATTTACGTTTGGCTGAACAACTACTCGAAACAAATGTTTATGTACCACAACGAGGAAAGAAAAGAGATTTGGTGAAATTAGCTCAAAAGAATGCATCTATTGCGTTGAATGCTAAGTTTCAGTTAATTGAACGTCAAGAAGAACGTACAATAGGTGCTTGCGAAGAATTAGGAGAAGCGATGGCAATCAGTCCCCCGCTGAGAATCGAAGCGTTTGATAACTCGCATACGCATGGAGTCGAGCCTGTTTCCGCAATGATTTCCTTTATTGACGGACGTCCCAATCGTAAAGATTATCGGAAGTACAAAACGAAAACAGCGGCTGCACATGATGACTACGGTGCAATGAGAGAAGTCATCAGAAGGCGGTATACGCGCGTTCTAAAAGATCAACTGCCACTGCCGGATTTAATAGTAATAGACGGTGGGAAAGGCCAAATGGAAATTGCCAGGGAAGTACTCGAAGACGAATTAGGCTTATCAATTCCTATTGCTGGTTTAGCAAAAGATGATAAGCACAATACAGCACAGTTATTGTATGGACATCCACCTGACATTGTACCGCTGAAAAAGACAAGTGAAGGCTTTTATTTACTGCAACGTATACAAGATGAAGTCCACCGTTTTGCGATAACCTTTCATAGACAACGAAGAGGTGCTTCTTCGTTAACTTCTTCCCTTGATGGAATCGAAGGAATAGGCCCTAAACGCAAACAACAGTTACTAAAACATTTCAAAACGGTTAAGGCGATTCGTCAAGCGACAATGCAAGAGCTCAAAGAAGCTGGTTTACCTAAAAAAGTGTCAGAAGACTTAATTGCACATTTCCAACAACCCGAAACACCAGACGATCTCTTGCCTGATTAA
- the trxA gene encoding thioredoxin — translation MAIINATDSNFAENIKEGVVLVDFWAPWCGPCKMIAPVLEELSGEVEGKANIVKVNVDDNQATASQFGIMSIPTLLLFKDGEVAEKVVGFQPKEALAQLVEKHV, via the coding sequence ATGGCAATTATTAATGCAACTGATTCAAACTTTGCTGAAAACATTAAAGAAGGCGTAGTACTGGTAGATTTTTGGGCACCTTGGTGTGGACCATGTAAAATGATCGCTCCTGTACTTGAAGAACTTTCAGGTGAAGTTGAAGGAAAAGCAAATATCGTCAAAGTAAACGTTGATGATAACCAAGCGACTGCTAGCCAGTTCGGAATCATGTCGATCCCGACACTACTACTTTTCAAAGATGGAGAAGTAGCAGAAAAGGTAGTAGGCTTTCAACCAAAAGAAGCACTTGCACAACTAGTTGAAAAGCACGTATAA
- a CDS encoding electron transfer flavoprotein subunit alpha/FixB family protein, with product MSKKMLVLGEARDGELRNVSYETIAAAKKISGGGEVVAVLIGDQVQSIAQEMIHYGADRVVTVEHPHLKHYTPDGYGQAFMAVYEDESPDGIVFGHTAMGKDLSPKIASKLGVGLISDVTKIEGEGDDAEFIRPIYSGKAFEKVEIKEGLLFISIRPNNIEPFTHDASRTGDIASKSVEITNLRSIIKDVVRKSTEGVDLSEAKVIVAGGRGVKGAEGFEPLKELANLLGGAVGASRGACDADYCDYSLQIGQTGKVVTPDLYIAAGISGAIQHVAGMSNSKVIVAINKDPEANIFKIADYGIVGDIFEIIPIMIEEIKKIKVS from the coding sequence ATGTCAAAAAAAATGTTAGTTTTAGGTGAAGCGCGTGATGGAGAACTGCGTAACGTATCTTATGAGACAATCGCAGCAGCAAAGAAAATTTCAGGTGGCGGAGAAGTCGTCGCTGTATTAATAGGGGATCAAGTGCAATCAATAGCACAAGAAATGATTCATTACGGAGCAGATCGTGTTGTAACAGTGGAACATCCACATTTGAAGCACTATACTCCTGATGGTTACGGTCAAGCGTTCATGGCTGTTTACGAAGATGAATCACCAGATGGTATTGTTTTTGGGCATACTGCAATGGGAAAAGATTTATCTCCTAAAATAGCGAGTAAGCTTGGGGTCGGGCTTATTTCAGACGTTACGAAAATCGAAGGGGAAGGCGATGATGCAGAATTTATTCGTCCGATCTATTCAGGTAAAGCATTCGAAAAAGTTGAGATCAAAGAAGGACTATTATTCATCTCAATTCGTCCGAACAATATCGAACCATTTACACATGATGCTAGTCGCACAGGTGATATTGCATCAAAATCAGTAGAAATTACGAATCTACGTTCCATTATTAAAGATGTTGTACGTAAATCAACTGAAGGTGTGGACTTATCCGAAGCAAAAGTAATCGTAGCAGGCGGTCGAGGCGTCAAAGGTGCAGAAGGCTTTGAACCGTTAAAAGAACTGGCGAATTTACTAGGTGGGGCAGTAGGTGCTTCACGTGGTGCGTGTGACGCCGACTATTGTGATTATTCACTGCAAATTGGTCAAACGGGTAAAGTGGTTACTCCAGATCTTTATATCGCTGCAGGAATATCTGGCGCGATTCAACACGTAGCAGGTATGTCGAACTCCAAAGTAATCGTCGCGATCAACAAAGATCCTGAAGCGAATATCTTTAAAATAGCAGACTACGGTATTGTCGGAGATATTTTTGAAATCATTCCTATTATGATTGAAGAAATCAAAAAAATTAAAGTTAGCTAA
- a CDS encoding electron transfer flavoprotein subunit beta/FixA family protein, protein MNIYALVKRTFDTEEKISISNGAISEDGAEFIINPYDEYAVEEAIQLRDEHGGEVTVLSIGDEDAEKQLRTALAMGADKAVLINIEDDIDDIDEYTSAKVIAEYLKDKEVDLILAGNVAIDGGSGQVGPRVAELLGINYVTTITELTVDGTNVTVVRDVEGDSETIETSLPLLVTAQQGLNEPRYPSLPGIMKAKKKPLDEVEFDDLDLEEEDVEAKTETKEVFLPPAKSAGRVLEGEPADQAAELVKLLHSEAKVI, encoded by the coding sequence ATGAACATTTATGCATTGGTAAAAAGAACATTTGATACGGAAGAAAAGATTTCAATCTCAAACGGTGCAATTTCTGAAGATGGTGCGGAGTTCATCATTAATCCCTACGATGAGTATGCAGTAGAGGAAGCTATTCAATTACGTGACGAGCACGGCGGAGAAGTCACAGTTCTATCTATCGGTGATGAAGACGCTGAAAAGCAATTACGTACAGCATTGGCGATGGGTGCAGACAAAGCAGTCTTAATTAACATTGAAGACGATATTGACGACATAGATGAATATACATCAGCAAAAGTTATTGCTGAATACTTAAAAGACAAGGAAGTAGATTTAATTCTTGCGGGTAACGTCGCGATTGACGGCGGATCTGGTCAAGTCGGACCGCGCGTAGCGGAATTGCTAGGTATCAACTATGTAACTACGATTACAGAGTTGACTGTAGACGGAACGAATGTCACCGTTGTGCGCGACGTAGAAGGTGACTCGGAGACAATTGAAACTTCACTTCCTTTACTCGTCACTGCACAACAAGGATTGAATGAGCCTCGTTACCCTTCACTGCCAGGAATTATGAAAGCGAAGAAAAAACCGCTTGATGAAGTGGAATTTGATGATTTAGATCTTGAAGAAGAGGATGTAGAAGCGAAGACTGAAACGAAAGAAGTATTCTTGCCGCCAGCTAAATCAGCAGGTCGCGTGCTTGAAGGTGAACCAGCAGATCAAGCGGCTGAACTAGTGAAATTATTACATTCTGAAGCGAAAGTTATTTAA
- a CDS encoding enoyl-CoA hydratase, producing the protein MTLITMEKDGFVALAKINHPPANALSSKLIEEVDQLLTKVEQDEHVRVVILYGEGRFFSAGADIKEFTSVESGEAFSKMSANGQKVFERLENFPKPVIASIHGAALGGGLELAMACHIRLVTKSSKLGLPELQLGLIPGFAGTQRLPRLVGVAKAAEMMLTSDPISGEHAVQWGLANHAFDDEELMENTLNFAKKLANKSPIAVKHALHMLSYSKNQSFYDGVEAEAKSFGEVFGSNDAKEGIQAFIEKRQPTFTGK; encoded by the coding sequence ATGACGTTGATCACAATGGAGAAAGATGGCTTTGTCGCTTTGGCGAAAATTAATCATCCTCCCGCAAATGCTTTGTCTTCAAAACTTATCGAAGAGGTTGACCAACTTCTGACGAAAGTAGAGCAAGATGAACATGTGCGTGTTGTAATTTTATATGGTGAAGGAAGGTTCTTTTCTGCAGGCGCAGATATAAAAGAATTCACTTCAGTAGAAAGCGGTGAAGCATTTTCGAAAATGTCTGCAAATGGTCAGAAAGTATTCGAACGTTTAGAAAACTTTCCTAAACCTGTAATCGCTTCCATTCATGGTGCGGCCCTTGGTGGTGGCTTAGAACTAGCTATGGCATGCCATATCCGCTTAGTAACGAAAAGTTCCAAACTTGGATTGCCTGAACTTCAGCTTGGACTAATACCGGGATTTGCTGGTACACAAAGGCTGCCTAGGCTGGTCGGTGTAGCTAAAGCAGCAGAAATGATGCTGACAAGTGACCCGATTTCAGGTGAGCATGCAGTGCAGTGGGGTCTTGCTAATCATGCGTTTGATGACGAAGAATTGATGGAGAACACTTTGAATTTTGCGAAAAAGCTTGCAAATAAGAGCCCTATTGCTGTAAAGCATGCTCTTCACATGTTATCTTATTCAAAGAATCAATCTTTTTATGACGGCGTGGAAGCCGAAGCGAAGTCATTTGGAGAAGTATTTGGTTCAAATGACGCAAAAGAAGGTATTCAAGCATTTATTGAAAAGCGTCAACCTACATTTACAGGAAAGTAA
- a CDS encoding TetR/AcrR family transcriptional regulator, producing the protein MKRTKPKYKQIVDAAVVVIAENGYHQAQVSKIAKEAGVADGTIYLYFKNKEDILISVFQEKMGIFSENIHVILEKDLPISEKLLLVIESHFRVLQEDPHLAIVTQLELRQSNRELRFQINNILKEYMFLLDELLKSGMETGELSPDLDLRLARQMLFGTMDETITSWVMNEQKFDLLKTAPKVSKMLLCGFQQ; encoded by the coding sequence TTGAAACGTACGAAGCCAAAGTATAAACAAATTGTAGACGCTGCAGTTGTTGTAATTGCGGAAAACGGCTATCACCAGGCGCAAGTATCAAAAATCGCCAAAGAAGCGGGAGTTGCGGATGGTACTATTTATCTTTACTTTAAAAATAAAGAAGACATCTTAATTTCCGTTTTTCAAGAGAAAATGGGTATTTTCAGCGAGAACATTCATGTCATACTAGAAAAAGATCTTCCTATCTCTGAAAAGCTACTGTTAGTAATAGAAAGTCATTTTAGAGTATTACAAGAAGATCCGCATTTGGCGATTGTAACACAATTGGAACTTAGACAGTCAAACAGAGAGCTAAGATTTCAAATTAACAACATTTTAAAAGAGTATATGTTTTTACTGGACGAATTGCTTAAAAGTGGAATGGAGACAGGTGAGCTTTCCCCTGATCTAGATTTGCGGCTTGCTCGTCAAATGTTATTTGGTACGATGGACGAGACTATTACTTCATGGGTAATGAATGAACAAAAGTTTGATTTGCTAAAAACAGCACCAAAAGTTAGCAAAATGTTATTATGCGGTTTCCAGCAATAA
- a CDS encoding long-chain-fatty-acid--CoA ligase, translated as MTKRPWLSAYPSEIPANLEYEQIPLQDYLTRSSKKYPDKTAIHFLGRDISYSEFHESALKFATYLQKLGVVKGDRVAIMLPNCPQGAIAYYGILYAGGIIVQTNPLYTERELKYQLSDSGAKVIISLDILFPRISKAMKDTSLEHIIITGIKDYLPFPKNLIYPFIQKKEHKLTVKVEHRGIHHLYTEIMKSTKPEPIHVTFEKGDLALLQYTGGTTGPPKGVELTHANLISNTEMCNAWLYKTEDGKETIMGILPFFHVYGMTTVLIYAVMKGHRMVLVPKFDFKTALKEIDKQKPTLFPGAPTIYIGLLNQPDIDKYDLSSIKACISGSAALPVEVKDKFEAVTGGKLVEGYGLTETSPVVMANFVWDGLQKRGTVGVPWPDTDACIIGPNTTDPLPIGEIGEIAVKGPQVMTGYWNRPDDTQETFRGGWFLTGDLGYMDEDGYFYIVDRKKDMIIASGFNVYPREIEEVLYEHPAIQECIVAGVPDPYRGETVKAYIVLKEGYSVTERELDEYCRKQLAAFKVPKQYDFRDDLPKTAVGKILRRTLIDEEKRKFSEDKDSHRTS; from the coding sequence ATGACAAAAAGACCTTGGCTTTCAGCGTATCCTTCCGAAATTCCAGCAAACTTGGAATATGAGCAAATACCTTTGCAAGACTACTTGACTAGATCTAGTAAAAAATATCCTGATAAAACCGCTATACATTTTTTAGGTAGAGATATTTCTTATTCAGAGTTTCACGAGTCAGCTTTAAAATTTGCGACATACCTACAAAAATTAGGAGTCGTAAAAGGTGATCGTGTAGCGATAATGCTACCGAACTGCCCACAAGGCGCGATTGCTTATTATGGAATTCTATATGCGGGTGGGATTATTGTACAAACAAACCCATTGTATACTGAACGTGAATTGAAGTATCAATTATCCGATTCAGGCGCGAAAGTCATAATTTCTCTTGATATTTTATTTCCGAGAATTTCAAAAGCTATGAAAGACACTTCATTGGAACATATCATCATTACGGGTATAAAAGATTATTTGCCATTCCCAAAAAATTTAATTTATCCTTTTATACAAAAGAAAGAACATAAACTGACAGTGAAAGTAGAACATCGGGGAATCCATCATTTGTATACTGAAATAATGAAATCGACAAAACCTGAACCTATCCATGTAACTTTTGAAAAAGGGGATCTGGCTTTACTTCAGTATACGGGTGGCACAACAGGACCCCCAAAAGGTGTAGAGTTAACACATGCTAATTTAATTAGTAATACTGAGATGTGTAATGCTTGGCTATATAAAACAGAGGATGGCAAAGAAACAATAATGGGAATTTTACCGTTCTTTCACGTATACGGCATGACAACGGTGTTGATTTACGCTGTAATGAAAGGGCATCGCATGGTACTGGTTCCTAAATTCGATTTTAAAACTGCTCTGAAAGAAATTGACAAACAAAAACCAACGCTCTTTCCTGGAGCGCCAACGATTTATATCGGTCTTTTAAATCAACCGGACATTGATAAATATGATTTATCATCCATCAAAGCATGTATTAGTGGATCAGCAGCTTTGCCGGTAGAGGTAAAAGATAAATTTGAAGCGGTTACAGGTGGAAAATTAGTAGAAGGATATGGGTTGACAGAAACTTCTCCGGTAGTAATGGCGAACTTTGTATGGGATGGATTGCAGAAAAGAGGAACAGTAGGAGTTCCTTGGCCAGATACAGATGCCTGTATTATAGGGCCGAACACGACTGATCCTTTACCAATAGGTGAAATAGGTGAAATTGCGGTGAAAGGTCCGCAAGTGATGACAGGATATTGGAATAGACCTGATGATACACAAGAGACATTTCGCGGAGGTTGGTTTTTGACAGGTGACTTAGGGTATATGGACGAAGATGGGTACTTTTATATTGTTGACCGTAAGAAAGATATGATTATTGCGAGTGGATTTAATGTATATCCACGTGAAATAGAAGAAGTGTTATATGAACACCCCGCGATTCAAGAGTGTATCGTGGCAGGTGTGCCTGATCCATACCGCGGAGAAACAGTAAAAGCGTATATCGTGCTAAAAGAAGGATATTCTGTAACTGAAAGAGAATTAGATGAGTACTGCCGAAAACAATTAGCTGCATTTAAAGTTCCAAAACAGTATGATTTCCGTGACGATTTACCGAAAACAGCAGTCGGTAAAATTTTACGCAGAACGCTTATAGATGAAGAAAAAAGAAAGTTTTCTGAAGATAAAGATTCACACAGAACTTCATGA
- a CDS encoding DUF350 domain-containing protein, with product MNHTGFWSHPLVETAGYFSVVTLCLIVSMVLFEMVTKYKNWEEIRKGNLSVAMATGGKIFGVANIFRYSIEQHNSLPQMMGWGLFGFTLLVFAYLLFEFLTPKFKVDEEIQADNRSVAFISLCISVGLSFVIGASIS from the coding sequence ATGAATCATACGGGGTTCTGGAGTCATCCATTAGTTGAGACGGCTGGCTATTTCAGCGTAGTCACACTTTGTTTGATCGTCTCTATGGTATTATTTGAAATGGTAACGAAATATAAAAACTGGGAAGAGATTAGAAAAGGCAATTTATCAGTTGCGATGGCTACGGGTGGAAAAATATTTGGTGTAGCGAATATTTTCCGGTATTCTATTGAACAGCATAATAGTTTGCCGCAAATGATGGGCTGGGGACTATTCGGGTTTACATTACTCGTATTCGCATACCTGTTGTTCGAATTTCTAACTCCGAAATTTAAAGTAGATGAGGAAATACAGGCAGACAATCGCTCTGTTGCTTTTATTTCGCTCTGTATTTCGGTCGGTCTATCATTCGTCATTGGCGCCAGTATATCTTAG